One Yoonia sp. BS5-3 genomic window carries:
- a CDS encoding DegT/DnrJ/EryC1/StrS family aminotransferase, producing the protein MTENFIGSFTQQEPIPADAIAAANAVMQHGRLHRYNTVDGEIAETALLEEEFAAYTGAKYCLAVASGGYAMTTALRASGVQHGDKVLTNAFTLAPVPGAIAAVGGLPIYVGVTEDLVIDLDDLAAKLDQSKVLLLSHMRGHICDMDRLMAMCNNAGVTVIEDCAHTMGAAWDGVPSGRWGRFGCYSTQTYKHINSGEGGLLICDGAEDMARAIMLSGSYMLFEKHRAAPPPETFAQIKYETPNISGRMDNLRAAILRPQLRDLATQATRWNERYQVLEDQLSDVPGLTLPNRPAKEQFVASSFQFLLLDWGAEATETLMNRCSARGVELKWFGRAEPAGFTSRYDSWRYAPSEPMPASDRVLAGIVDMRLPLTFSLEDCALIARIIRDEVSIVYQGMMAATA; encoded by the coding sequence ATGACAGAGAATTTCATCGGCAGTTTCACCCAACAAGAACCGATTCCCGCAGACGCGATAGCTGCGGCGAATGCGGTCATGCAGCACGGCCGGTTGCACCGCTACAACACCGTGGATGGCGAGATCGCTGAAACGGCGCTGCTGGAAGAGGAATTCGCGGCCTACACCGGTGCGAAATACTGCCTTGCCGTGGCCTCTGGTGGCTACGCGATGACGACCGCTTTGCGGGCAAGTGGGGTGCAGCATGGCGATAAGGTTCTGACAAACGCCTTCACGCTGGCCCCTGTGCCCGGTGCGATTGCGGCTGTAGGCGGCTTGCCGATCTATGTGGGCGTGACCGAGGATTTGGTAATCGATCTGGATGATCTGGCCGCCAAGCTGGATCAATCCAAGGTCCTGCTGCTCAGCCATATGCGCGGGCACATCTGCGATATGGACCGGCTAATGGCCATGTGTAACAACGCGGGCGTGACCGTGATCGAGGATTGCGCACATACGATGGGGGCTGCTTGGGACGGTGTGCCGTCGGGGCGCTGGGGGCGGTTCGGCTGCTATTCCACGCAGACCTATAAACACATCAATTCCGGCGAAGGCGGCCTGCTGATCTGTGACGGGGCCGAAGACATGGCCCGCGCGATCATGCTCTCTGGCAGCTACATGCTGTTCGAAAAACACCGGGCCGCGCCGCCGCCTGAAACCTTTGCACAGATCAAATATGAAACGCCGAATATCTCGGGGCGGATGGACAACCTGCGGGCGGCGATCCTGCGGCCGCAACTGCGGGATTTGGCGACCCAAGCGACCAGATGGAACGAACGGTACCAAGTGCTTGAGGACCAGTTGTCAGATGTGCCCGGACTGACCCTGCCCAATCGGCCTGCGAAAGAACAGTTCGTCGCATCATCCTTCCAGTTCCTGCTGCTTGACTGGGGGGCAGAGGCCACCGAGACGCTGATGAACCGGTGTTCTGCACGGGGGGTTGAGCTGAAATGGTTCGGCCGGGCCGAGCCTGCGGGCTTTACGTCGCGCTACGACAGCTGGCGGTATGCGCCATCTGAACCCATGCCCGCATCCGACCGGGTGCTGGCGGGGATCGTCGATATGCGGCTGCCACTGACATTTTCTCTGGAGGACTGCGCCTTGATCGCGCGGATCATTCGTGACGAGGTTTCTATCGTCTACCAAGGAATGATGGCCGCGACGGCTTGA
- a CDS encoding isovaleryl-CoA dehydrogenase: MFHGSMTFDLGEDVNALRDMVHAWAQERVKPMAAQIDHDNAFPAALWPEMGALGLLGVTVDEQYGGAGMSYLAHTVAIEEIARASASVSLSYGAHSNLCVNQIKLNGNDDQKAKYLPRLISGDHVGALAMSEAGAGSDVVSMSLRAEKRNDHYRLNGNKYWITNGPDADTLVVYAKTDPDAGSKGITAFLIEKEMTGFSTSPHFDKLGMRGSNTAELIFDDVQVPFENVLGEEGKGVRVLMSGLDYERVVLAGIGLGIMAACLDEVMPYLSTRKQFGAPIGNFQLMQGKIADMYTAMNSARAYVYEVARACDRGTVTRQDAAACCLYASEEAMKQAHQAVQALGGAGFLNDAPVARLFRDAKLMEIGAGTSEIRRMLIGREMMGAMG; this comes from the coding sequence ATGTTCCATGGCTCAATGACATTTGATCTGGGCGAGGATGTGAACGCGTTGCGCGATATGGTGCACGCCTGGGCGCAGGAGCGGGTCAAGCCGATGGCGGCGCAAATCGATCACGACAACGCCTTTCCGGCAGCACTTTGGCCCGAAATGGGCGCACTCGGCCTGCTGGGCGTCACGGTCGATGAGCAATACGGCGGGGCAGGCATGTCCTATCTTGCACATACGGTTGCCATCGAAGAAATCGCCCGCGCGAGCGCCTCGGTCTCCTTGTCCTACGGCGCGCATTCCAATCTTTGCGTGAACCAGATCAAGTTGAACGGCAATGACGACCAAAAGGCGAAATACCTGCCGCGCCTGATTTCGGGCGACCACGTCGGTGCCTTGGCCATGTCCGAAGCGGGGGCGGGGTCAGACGTGGTCTCAATGTCGCTGCGCGCCGAAAAGCGCAATGATCACTACCGCTTGAACGGCAATAAATATTGGATCACCAACGGACCGGATGCGGATACGTTGGTGGTTTATGCCAAGACTGACCCCGACGCAGGATCAAAGGGGATCACCGCCTTTCTGATCGAAAAAGAGATGACGGGTTTCAGCACATCCCCTCATTTCGACAAGCTGGGGATGCGCGGGTCGAACACAGCCGAACTGATCTTTGATGATGTGCAGGTCCCGTTTGAAAACGTACTGGGTGAAGAGGGCAAAGGCGTCCGCGTCCTGATGTCGGGCCTCGACTATGAACGGGTTGTGCTGGCGGGGATCGGGCTAGGGATCATGGCCGCCTGTCTGGATGAGGTCATGCCCTATCTCAGCACCCGCAAACAGTTCGGAGCACCCATCGGGAATTTCCAACTGATGCAGGGCAAGATCGCGGATATGTATACGGCGATGAATTCAGCCCGGGCCTATGTCTATGAGGTCGCACGGGCCTGCGACCGGGGCACCGTGACGCGGCAAGATGCGGCGGCCTGCTGTCTTTATGCGTCCGAAGAAGCGATGAAACAGGCCCATCAGGCGGTGCAGGCGCTGGGCGGGGCAGGGTTCCTGAACGACGCGCCCGTCGCGCGGCTGTTCCGCGACGCGAAACTGATGGAGATCGGGGCCGGGACGTCCGAGATCCGCCGGATGCTGATCGGGCGCGAGATGATGGGGGCGATGGGATGA
- a CDS encoding lysozyme inhibitor LprI family protein: MIRLSLTLMALATPALAQEYPVDRDAVLACFDATAGNLNPPGCIGAAAEMCMERSEGGYTTVGMASCVSSETAIWDELLNTVYGDLRADMGALDADDTNAGRSRVEALRDAQRAWIAFRDADCAFNWAIFQEGTMRSLVSTGCMLDMTADRVLELHSHLEAPY, translated from the coding sequence ATGATCCGCCTTTCCCTGACCCTGATGGCACTCGCCACACCCGCCTTGGCGCAAGAGTATCCGGTTGACCGCGATGCGGTGCTGGCCTGTTTTGACGCAACAGCAGGCAACCTGAACCCACCCGGCTGCATCGGCGCTGCCGCTGAAATGTGCATGGAGCGATCGGAGGGCGGCTATACGACCGTTGGCATGGCCTCGTGCGTGTCGTCCGAAACGGCTATTTGGGATGAGCTGCTGAACACCGTCTATGGGGATTTACGCGCTGATATGGGCGCGCTTGATGCGGATGACACGAATGCCGGTCGGTCCCGGGTTGAGGCGCTGCGCGATGCACAGCGTGCCTGGATCGCCTTTCGTGATGCCGATTGCGCATTCAACTGGGCGATTTTTCAGGAAGGAACGATGCGCTCTTTAGTCTCAACGGGCTGCATGCTGGACATGACTGCAGACCGGGTGCTTGAGCTGCACAGCCATTTGGAGGCCCCATATTGA
- a CDS encoding carboxyl transferase domain-containing protein: protein MSDRDAHEAALAAVQAVARDAAAGGGEKSRARHLSRGKMLPRDRVAGLLDPGSPFLEVGATAAHGMYDGAAPCAGVIAGVGLVNGVQVMVVCNDATVKGGTYYPMTVKKHLRAQEIAEACHLPCVYLVDSGGANLPNQDEVFPDRDHFGRIFYNQAQMSAKGIPQIAVVMGSCTAGGAYVPAMADVSIIVKEQGTIFLAGPPLVKAATGEVVSAEDLGGGDVHTRLSGVADYLAEDDAHALALARQAVASCASDKTFHVNRLTSGAPKLDPDTMFDVVPADLRTPYDIREVIRRIVDGSRFDEFKARFGETLVCGFAHIDGWPCGIVANNGVLFSESAQKGAHFVQLCSQRNIPLIFLQNITGFMVGQKYENEGIARHGAKMVTAVATTKVPKITMVVGGSFGAGNYGMSGRAYSPHFMWSWPTSRISVMGGQQAAGVLATVKRDAIERGGSAWSEAEEAAFKQPTIDMFEEQSHPLYASARLWDDGIIDPRKSREVLALSLSAACNAPIEETRFGVFRM, encoded by the coding sequence TTGAGTGACCGTGACGCACATGAGGCGGCGCTGGCCGCTGTTCAGGCCGTTGCCCGCGATGCGGCTGCTGGCGGCGGTGAAAAATCCCGTGCCCGCCATCTTTCCCGAGGTAAAATGCTGCCGCGCGACCGCGTAGCCGGGCTGCTTGATCCGGGGTCTCCCTTCCTGGAGGTTGGGGCGACCGCCGCCCATGGCATGTATGATGGTGCGGCCCCTTGTGCGGGCGTGATCGCCGGGGTGGGCCTTGTGAATGGGGTGCAGGTCATGGTCGTTTGTAATGATGCCACCGTGAAGGGTGGCACCTATTATCCGATGACCGTCAAAAAGCATTTGCGCGCGCAAGAGATCGCTGAGGCCTGCCATCTGCCTTGTGTCTATCTGGTCGATAGCGGCGGGGCGAACCTGCCTAACCAGGATGAAGTTTTTCCCGATCGCGACCACTTTGGCCGCATCTTCTATAATCAAGCTCAGATGTCCGCGAAGGGCATTCCGCAGATCGCTGTTGTCATGGGCTCTTGCACCGCAGGTGGCGCTTATGTGCCTGCCATGGCCGATGTGTCGATCATCGTCAAAGAGCAGGGTACGATCTTTCTGGCAGGTCCGCCCTTGGTGAAAGCAGCGACCGGAGAGGTTGTCTCTGCCGAGGATTTAGGTGGCGGTGATGTGCATACGCGCTTGTCCGGCGTTGCCGATTATCTGGCCGAAGATGACGCCCATGCGCTGGCGCTTGCGCGTCAAGCAGTGGCGTCATGTGCTTCGGATAAAACATTTCATGTCAATCGGTTAACGTCTGGAGCCCCCAAACTTGACCCGGACACGATGTTCGATGTGGTCCCCGCTGATCTGCGTACGCCCTATGACATCCGCGAGGTGATCCGCCGCATTGTCGATGGTTCGCGCTTTGATGAATTCAAAGCCCGATTTGGCGAAACGCTGGTTTGCGGGTTTGCCCATATTGATGGCTGGCCCTGCGGGATTGTGGCCAATAACGGCGTGCTGTTTTCGGAAAGCGCGCAGAAGGGTGCGCATTTTGTGCAGCTGTGTAGCCAGCGAAATATTCCTTTGATTTTCCTGCAGAATATCACCGGCTTCATGGTTGGTCAAAAATACGAAAACGAAGGCATTGCGCGGCATGGTGCCAAGATGGTCACTGCCGTTGCCACAACGAAGGTGCCCAAGATCACCATGGTCGTTGGCGGGTCTTTTGGGGCCGGCAATTACGGTATGTCCGGTAGGGCGTATAGCCCGCATTTCATGTGGTCCTGGCCCACGTCTCGTATCAGCGTGATGGGGGGGCAGCAGGCGGCCGGTGTGCTGGCGACGGTGAAACGCGACGCAATTGAACGGGGCGGTAGCGCTTGGTCTGAGGCCGAAGAGGCGGCCTTTAAGCAGCCCACGATTGATATGTTCGAAGAACAATCGCATCCGCTTTATGCCAGCGCGCGGCTTTGGGATGACGGCATCATCGACCCGCGCAAAAGCCGCGAGGTGCTGGCGCTGTCATTGTCGGCGGCCTGTAACGCCCCGATTGAGGAGACACGCTTTGGCGTGTTCCGGATGTGA
- a CDS encoding biotin carboxylase N-terminal domain-containing protein has protein sequence MFTKILIANRGEIACRVIKTARQMGVQTVAVYSDADKDALHVRQADEAVRLGPAPVVDSYLRGELIIQAALEAGAQAIHPGYGFLSENPDFVDAVEAAGLVFIGPSAQAIRAMGLKDAAKALMVEAGVPVVPGYHGRTQDAAFLAKKAAEIGYPVLIKAVAGGGGKGMRLVEVAPNFLENLASAQAEAQSAFGNADVLIEKYVAAPRHIEMQIFGDGADAIHLFERDCSLQRRHQKVIEEAPAPGMTDEMRAAMGQAAVTAAKAIGYAGAGTVEFIVDGSGPLRPDGFWFMEMNTRLQVEHPVTEAVTGIDLVAWQLRVAAGEALPAAQEDLTLSGHAMEARLYAEDVPAGFLPATGVINHLAFPDDARIDSGVTAGSEISPWYDPMIAKLTVHAADRASCCRALSSALQQTHVAGAVTNLGFLRRLARHHDFVAGDVDTGLIARAGEDLTAALIPTLSEIAIAAVTAAALPRDVLTGFSLWDPLQTVIALAWADRTYHPRLVVHSPDQVDVILDEETVSLTRFGAHWGMPAIRHADCVTVFGAEPIAFTLIDPLDRATTAAAGDTVLAPMPGLVTEMVATPGQHVAAGDRLAVLEAMKMEHVLPAPRDGKVISVAVSAGDQVAAGALMVALEPLS, from the coding sequence ATGTTCACTAAAATCCTGATCGCCAATAGAGGCGAGATTGCTTGCCGGGTTATCAAGACCGCCCGCCAGATGGGCGTGCAGACGGTGGCTGTCTATTCAGATGCGGACAAGGATGCGCTTCATGTCCGGCAGGCGGATGAGGCTGTGCGGCTGGGTCCGGCACCGGTGGTGGACAGCTATTTGCGTGGCGAGTTGATTATTCAGGCGGCGTTGGAGGCCGGCGCGCAGGCGATCCATCCGGGCTATGGCTTTCTGTCTGAGAACCCGGATTTTGTTGACGCCGTTGAGGCGGCAGGGCTGGTTTTTATTGGCCCGTCGGCGCAGGCGATCCGTGCGATGGGTTTGAAGGACGCAGCCAAAGCGCTGATGGTTGAGGCTGGTGTACCAGTTGTTCCGGGGTATCATGGCCGGACGCAGGACGCCGCTTTTTTAGCTAAAAAAGCGGCTGAGATCGGTTACCCGGTGTTGATCAAGGCGGTGGCAGGCGGTGGCGGCAAGGGGATGCGTTTGGTCGAGGTTGCACCAAATTTTCTAGAAAATTTGGCCTCCGCGCAAGCTGAAGCACAGAGCGCTTTCGGGAACGCGGATGTCTTGATTGAGAAATATGTCGCGGCGCCACGGCATATCGAGATGCAAATTTTCGGGGATGGCGCGGATGCGATACACTTGTTCGAACGTGATTGTTCGTTACAGCGCCGCCACCAAAAGGTGATTGAAGAAGCGCCGGCGCCGGGCATGACTGATGAAATGCGCGCAGCCATGGGGCAGGCAGCTGTCACGGCGGCCAAAGCGATTGGTTATGCCGGTGCGGGCACGGTTGAATTCATCGTTGATGGCTCGGGCCCCCTACGCCCGGATGGGTTTTGGTTCATGGAAATGAACACCCGGCTTCAGGTCGAGCATCCGGTGACCGAAGCCGTCACCGGAATTGACTTGGTTGCATGGCAGCTGCGTGTTGCAGCAGGTGAGGCTTTGCCTGCTGCGCAGGAGGATCTGACCCTTTCCGGGCACGCGATGGAAGCCCGACTTTACGCCGAAGATGTCCCTGCCGGTTTCCTGCCTGCGACGGGCGTCATCAATCATTTGGCATTCCCCGATGATGCACGCATCGATAGCGGTGTGACAGCCGGTTCCGAGATTTCGCCCTGGTATGATCCGATGATTGCCAAGCTGACAGTGCATGCCGCCGACCGGGCGTCATGCTGCCGCGCGTTATCATCCGCTTTGCAGCAGACCCATGTTGCAGGTGCTGTAACCAATTTAGGGTTCTTGCGCCGGCTCGCCCGTCATCACGATTTTGTCGCCGGTGATGTGGATACCGGTTTGATTGCGCGGGCGGGTGAAGATCTGACAGCGGCCTTGATCCCGACGCTGTCAGAGATCGCCATTGCTGCTGTCACCGCTGCTGCGCTGCCTCGGGACGTTTTGACAGGGTTCAGCCTGTGGGACCCTTTGCAAACTGTGATCGCACTCGCTTGGGCGGACAGGACCTATCATCCCCGCCTGGTGGTGCATAGCCCCGATCAAGTTGACGTTATTCTGGACGAAGAAACGGTGTCATTGACCCGGTTCGGCGCGCATTGGGGTATGCCTGCCATTCGCCATGCCGATTGCGTCACCGTTTTTGGTGCCGAGCCTATTGCGTTCACATTAATCGATCCGCTGGACCGCGCGACCACTGCGGCGGCAGGTGATACGGTGCTGGCCCCGATGCCTGGCCTTGTTACCGAGATGGTGGCCACCCCGGGACAGCATGTGGCGGCTGGGGACCGGCTGGCTGTTTTGGAGGCCATGAAGATGGAGCATGTTTTGCCCGCGCCGCGTGATGGCAAAGTGATATCGGTTGCGGTTTCTGCTGGAGATCAGGTTGCGGCTGGCGCTTTGATGGTCGCCTTGGAGCCCCTGTCGTGA